Sequence from the Fulvivirga ligni genome:
TCTGGCTTTTTCTACCAGCTCCAGTGCAGCCACCTTGCCTGTAACTATGGAGTGCGTGGAAGAAAATATGGGGGTATCTAAAAACATCAGCAGCTTTGTTTTACCTGTAGGAGCTACCGTAAATATGGACGGCACCAGCCTTTACCAGGCAGTTGCTGTGGTTTTCCTGGCCCAAATGCACATGGTAGACCTTACTGTTGCTCAGCAACTTACGATCGTCCTTACCGCTACATTGGCCTCTATTGGTTCAGCTGCAGTACCAAGTGCAGGATTGGTAATGATGATCATAGTTCTACAATCAGTAGGACTGAATCCGGCATGGATAGCAATTATTTTCCCGGTAGACCGTATCCTTGACATGTGCAGAACCGTAGTAAATGTTACAGGCGATGCCAGCGTTTCAACATTAATTGCAAAATCAGAAGGCGAACTTCCTAAATATTCGTGAGGGAACCTTTATAAATAAACATTGTTTGCTCAATTAAAGCATCTAATAAAAAATGGAGACACAAGTTAAGAATGGAAATCAGAAAGTAGTAAACCTCTATATGGAGGCTAACCCTAATCCGAACTCATTGAAGTTTGTGGCTAACTATATGTTAGTGCCGGAAGGGTCTAGCTATGACTTTCCTGATATTGAGAGCACAGAAAATGCTCCATTAGCAAAAGAACTTTTCGGATATGAATATGTAGACCGTGTATTTTACATGTCTAATTTCATCACTATCACTAAAAAAGAAGGTGTAGAGTGGGCTGAAATTAAAGATACTCTTAAAATACATATCAAAAACTTCATAGAGTCTGGTCAGGACATCATAAAACAAGTAGCTCCTGAGCCTCTATATGATGAAAATGATTCTGAAACTGTAAAGAAGATTAAAGGAATACTTGATGAATATATAAAGCCAGCTGTTGAGCAGGATGGTGGGGCTATCTCATTTCATTCATATGAAAATGGCATAGTAAAGGTACTTCTACAAGGCTCTTGCAGTGGATGTCCTTCATCTACCGTAACCTTAAAGGCTGGTATAGAGAACCTTCTTAAAAGAATGCTTCCTGAAGTACAGGGAGTAGAGGCAGAAGGCATCTAAAATGTCGACATAAGCACATATGAAAAGAGGCTTTCTCAATTGATGAGAAAGCCTCTTTTCATTTTATCTATCGAGATTCTAATTATCTGCTATAATTAGGAGCCTCTCTTGTAATGAAAATATCGTGCGGATGACTTTCCTGAACACCGGCAGCAGTAATTTTCACAAACTTAGCATCTTGAAGAGCCTCTATGGTACCTGCTCCGCAGTATCCCATACCAGCTTTTAATCCACCTACCAGTTGGTAAAGAACTTCAGCCACTAACCCTTTATAAGGCACACGACCAACAATTCCTTCTGGCACCAGTTTTTTAATATCATCCTCAGCGTCTTGGAAATATCTGTCTTTAGAGCCTTCTTCCATAGCTTCCACAGATCCCATTCCTCTGTAAGATTTAAATTTACGTCCTTCGTAGATAATCACTTCACCAGGAGCTTCTTCTGTACCTGCTAATAGCGAACCAATCATAACACTGCTTGCACCACCTGCCAGAGCTTTTACAACGTCTCCAGAGAAACGAATACCACCATCAGCTATGATTGGCACTCCTGTGCCCTTGGCAGCCTTAGCGCACTCGTATACAGCTGTAAGTTGAGGAACCCCCACACCTGCAATAATTCGAGTAGTACAAATACTACCTGGACCAACACCTACCTTAATGGCATCTGCACCTGCTTCTATTAAGGCTGTAGCTGCTGCGCCAG
This genomic interval carries:
- a CDS encoding NifU family protein, with protein sequence METQVKNGNQKVVNLYMEANPNPNSLKFVANYMLVPEGSSYDFPDIESTENAPLAKELFGYEYVDRVFYMSNFITITKKEGVEWAEIKDTLKIHIKNFIESGQDIIKQVAPEPLYDENDSETVKKIKGILDEYIKPAVEQDGGAISFHSYENGIVKVLLQGSCSGCPSSTVTLKAGIENLLKRMLPEVQGVEAEGI